The DNA window GTCGGGCACATAGAAAATGTAGAGATTTTTGCCTTCGAGCTTCGGTGGCCCTTCAGGTCTGCCCACTACGCTTAGTCGCTCCGTGAGTCGGTCGAGCAACTGATAACCTTGCTCTTTGTAGACGATAGCCCGACCGAGAAACACCACGGTGGCACGCACTTTGTCGCCCTTACGCAAAAATTCTTCGGCATGTTTTGCCTTGAAGTCAAAGTCGTGCTTGTCAGTATTTGGGTGAAAGCGCACCTCTTTGAGTTCTGACGTCTTGGTCTTTTTCTTAGCTTCTTTCTCTTTCTTTTCTTGCTCGTAAAGGAACTTGCCGTAATCAGCTAAGCGACACACGGGTGGCTGGGCATTCGGCTGGATTTCTATCAAATCCACGCCTAGTCGGCGTGCCTCACGAAGTGCATCAGCTGTCTTCATCACCTTTTGCTCGCCTTCTGGGAACAGGACACGCACCTCTGGCACGCGAATGTCTTCATTAATCCGATACGCTCGTTTATTTTCTCTCATTCGTTTTGGAAGACAGGTTTCAAGTTACTCGATTTCCGTCATTGGCATCTCAGGCGAGCGCGGATTCGGATACACGCCCAAACTGCGCGGCTCTACGATTAAATCCAGCGTCTCCATCACCACCGCGCC is part of the Chloroherpetonaceae bacterium genome and encodes:
- the infC gene encoding translation initiation factor IF-3; the encoded protein is MRENKRAYRINEDIRVPEVRVLFPEGEQKVMKTADALREARRLGVDLIEIQPNAQPPVCRLADYGKFLYEQEKKEKEAKKKTKTSELKEVRFHPNTDKHDFDFKAKHAEEFLRKGDKVRATVVFLGRAIVYKEQGYQLLDRLTERLSVVGRPEGPPKLEGKNLYIFYVPDKAKVEALERKLQKEREEQQRLLEAEKQERQRKMQEAQQKRLEQSSENTASQSS